The Perognathus longimembris pacificus isolate PPM17 chromosome 12, ASM2315922v1, whole genome shotgun sequence genome includes the window CTAAGCTGTGCCTCAGTTTCATCACTTATAAAACTAAAATTGCTTTGGAACTTCCCATATGGGGTGTTGTTAAATGAAATGTTCTTTATGTAGTAAGCAACAGTTCTCATAAGTTTTTAGTAAAGAACTGAagtctgaagaaaaagaaaaattctgtggCTAAGCCCTGTGATAGCAGAAACCAGAAATCAGAAACCAGAGCTtccatttttttaagttctgagTTCCTTTGTGTTGTGTGTTGTTGAAGCaacatatttattttctaaaatatcttAACACTTCCTCTAGCAAAATACAGCACACTTATTAGGTTCAGTATAAACATATTTCCAcaatggttttcttttaaattttgatagATTTATTTTACCCTCTAATTAATATATCACATTTATCCTGGGTACATTGCTTGCTTTGAAAAAGCAAGACTTTCAATTTTCAGGTCATCAGCCACTGACATCATAGACTGACTTTAAACCATATGAAATTACATATGACATTTAGAATTGAATAAATATTCTGATTGCTTCTTTGTGTCTGGagaaaatagcttttattttgACCTGATGttatcttttccctttttcatCAAATAAATCATACTTTTTATGACCCAGAGCTTCTATTGTTCCTTATGATTCATTGATCAACCATGAAAGAACAAACCAATCAAATGCTGAGACTTGGGTCACAGTCAGTTCATGGTTCTCTCCTCGAGACAGTGGTGCCCTCAAAGAATTTGGGACTTCAAGAGATGACAACTTACTCCAGATCTTTAGCTCTTCAAAAAATTGAGCTGAAATGACTTTACAAAGTCCAGCtagttggattcttttttttttttttagtgctttttttttttttgccagtcctggggcttgaactcagggcctgagcactgtcccttggcttctttttcctcaaggctagcactctaccacttgagccacagcatcacttctggctttttctatttatgtggtgctgaggaattgaactcaggacttcatgtatgtgaggcaagcactttaccactaggccatattcccagccggagAAGGATTCTTTTaatctactttatttttcttttctgactttAGGAATCCCCACTATATCATGTCTTGGATTAACTCATGGATTTCTATAAAGTTTTTCTGCACAGTTGGGTATTTGGTAAACTATAGCCTATAGGCTAAATCTACCTTACCACTTGTTTTTGTAAAGAAAGCTTTATTGGCACACAGTaatgttcattcatttacttgttGTCTATGGTTACCTCCTCACTACAATGGTTTTGTATGACTACGAAACCTAAAGTATTTGGTATTTGGCCCTTCACAGAAAAAGTTGGCCAATCTCTATTGTATATCAAACCTGGTTGAGCATCTTTCATTGCTGTTTTTACTGCTTTTTGTATCAGATTATAGTATCAACAGCTGAAAAAAGAGGGGCTGAAACAGAAAATAGtgataaagaaaaggaagagcttTCATTTATCTAATTTACAACAGGATGTGCTctagacacatacacatatacatataaatgcatatatatatgcacacatacatacacatatatctcaAAAAGATGCTATGCATTGGGTATTTTACACCACAAAAATTAGAAAAGTAAAGTTAAGAGAAAGAAGATTCAAATTACCTAAGTTTATATCAGTCATAAAAGAGTTTGAATTCAGTTTTCCCCACTCTAAAGCTTCTGTTCTTTCTAGCACATTGATTGCTGTAGTCAAGATTATCTTAAAACATATGATTAAAAGCATCTTATTGACTATCCCATAAAATCAAGTAGTTTAACTTAAAAAAGTAATATTCAAGTCATATTCAATAAATAGTTAAGGCAGAAAATGTCTGATTTCTAGAGCCATCGTGAGTTTTGCTTGGGTGCTTGTTTAGAAACCTGGACTGCAGAAGATGAGGGTAATACACTTCTTCACAGGAGTTCTTATTTCTCATTACTAGAGAAACTTAATGGCTCAGCAACAAGGAGATGGGAATTATACATGTATATCCACACAATTAATTACAAAGAGGCCACCTAGATGTGTTTTTAATCAACAATCCTTCATCTAAAAGGTTTGCTAAAATCCTCTACGGTAGTTAGTAGTTTGCCTAATTGTCAAAGCACTTGTAAAATTCATGGTGGTGgtgttttgccaattctgggccttgaactctgggcttgggtgcagtcccgaagctccttttgctcaaaggtagcactctaccacttgagctacaacaccatttccagctttttctgtgattaattggagagaagagtctcacagcctttcctgccctaggctggctttgaactgcaatcctcagatctcagcctcctgagtgctagggttacaggattaatccaccagcacctgacttcacAAAATTCTTTAGAACACAAAATTTCAAGACCTTTCCCCAAGGATCCAATTCAGTATATCTAAGTTTAAGTTTGGGAGTTTTATTGTCTTAACCTCCTCAGGAGATTCTAAATATCGGCCTAGAGAATGACCAGTGGACAAGGGCTGCATCTTTGTCTCTGTCCTTGTTGGTCCTTCTACTATTCTGTAATCTGAAACCCCAGGCTGTGGGCACTGTGCAccccaggagagggaggggggtggagggttgGGGGGTGGGAGTAGGCACTTCACCATACTCTATTTCCTCAGCATCCAGGAAAATGGTGTGAAcactgtaagcttatagaatgtcgtCGGTCCAACTCTCCCCACACATAAGATCTGTCCTTGGCAATGGGACTCCACCCTTGGCTGATAAGAGGGGCAGGAGGAGAACCTCCCACCTTatttgcatgagggtataaagatccccctgagagagagttcaggtgccattttcctttactcctctgtgggaacttggccttacccaccctgctggcaataaactcttttgctttaCGTGACTTagcctatggtctgtggttcttctggaataattttcctttcaaacaCTTTCTACTTTTGCAGctcattctgtttttatttctgcccttgtctttttcattttccttttgcttttgtacAAATTGTTCCTATGACAAATCCAATCCTGATTTTGACTGCTAAATACAAAAGTGAAGTTCATACACACTCAAGAATTTAGAAGATAAAAAGCAATTGTCCTCAGTATACTATTATTCATCTTCTTTTCCCTTGCAGATTTTAAAATTGTCACCACACCACTACtgattaagattttttaaaaaagtctttgaaacttGGACATTAGGAAATCACAGTCATTTATTCTTTAAATCCTTCCTATGTACAATGTCAGGGCTTATTATTATCAATACATAGCTATATTCAACCCCTCTCATTTTATCAGCCAACTCCTCTCTCTTCtataatataatttaattaattgccTTCAAATGTATTTGCTATTTGTTGAGAATCACTGTTACCCACTCCAGGTAAGAAAACAAGTTCTTAGTTTCCTACCAGTGAGCTAGGTGTGTTTCTTTGTCTTAGGCAagttaaagtaaataaataaataaataaataacctgtgTGAAGACTAACATTTTCCATATTGTAATTAtaagagagaaagcagagaaatTTTAATCTACGGAGAGGAAAGATAATGTCTGAGATTCCAAGCAGAACAATAAAAGAGATATATCACTATGATAGTACTTAGAATTGCTACATCTTACTCTCAAAGAACAGTTCAGAGCAAATATGGAGAATAGCACTTGAAAGACTCTGACAGAACACAGCCACCAAATTAGGATTCCTGAGATGAGAAAGGGTGTTAGACAATAATGCAATAGACTTTCACAGGCCATTAAAATTAAAGGTGAAAAAAAGGAAGCTTTATGAAATTACCCTGGGCAGGATCTCTCTGCCTCTATAAGATTAACAGAGCGCATTGCACAATAGATGTCTCTAGGAAttaaactccttttcatttaaatCTAAAGTAGATAAGCTGCAATTAAATAAGCATTTAACATTCAAGTTAGATTGGCCATAATGAGCAAGTCTGAATCCTGTTTTCAAGATCAAAATTGCCTTTTGGACAATGCCTTCTTGTCCTTTGTCCTTCCCTGGGCAGAACCCTTCAGACTGAGGGCAACTGTGTCCAAAACAGCAAGCCATGTGACCCGATAAAAGCCACGTAAGACAAGCAATAGCTGCGTTTGAAAGGTAACATTGACTTTGAGGAAATGAAGACATTCAGTGCCTTTTCTTCAGAGAGGGGGTGAACTGTGATCTTTCATCATTTGTGACGAGGGGCAAAGAGCCTAGCCCTAGGAACCTAACACTGCCTGTTCCCTCCCCTTGACACACCTTGTGTCACTATAATTTCATTTATTGACTAGCATCTGTCTGACTCCCTGAGTGCTCCTGGAGGTGCTCTACAGATGGGAGCCAAGGGGAAGGTGTGCTTTATCGGTACCTTCTATGCATGGCTCTGTTTACATGTTTGATCTGGATGTTGGTATTGGCATTGCTTAGGTAAAATATGCTAATTGACTAATAGAAACCAGAAGCCTAAAGCAACCAATTCTCTCTAGAAATTGATCCATggggatcacacacacacacacacacacacacacacacacacacacactaataagtAAGTTCCTTAATACATATATTCCTTTGTTTAGAGCCCTGACACATggagaaaaaatactttttgaaGAACATTGAAGTCAGAGTCTCTAAGAATGAATCTGGACCAGAGCAAGTTTCAGGACTCATTCCTCCTACATCCCCTACCACACACAGAGCCTAAGAATGACAAATTATGACCACTTTTGGAGCCCACTGCCTAAGCAAGTTGATCTCTCCATCCTTAACTGACTTCTGCCAGATCAGTAGATGCCAAGGACTCTACATAAACTCTAGCAAAGGGAATGCTAAGGATACTACTAACCTCCAGGGACTTATCTGGCCTGTCCacacttcattttcatatttataaaagCAGAGATAATAGATTGTAGGGGATTAAGGATTTGGGAGCTGATGAAGGGGAAAGGCATGACCTTGAAAGGTGCTTGCACAGTTGAATGTAATTAGACAACTCTTGGCCAGGATTAGGAAAGGGAAGCCATCCCATGTGAGTCCCATCCAACAGAGAGCAGTTAAAGAAGCTCTTTGGGGGAAAGTATTGGAGGGCACAGTGTGTGTTCCAGAGACGCTGCTCTTTGGCATGGCTGCAATGCCTGGGCAACAGAGCTCTCCAGACCACGTGGCCACTGTCTTTGAATTACCAAGGCTCTATCTCACCCAATAATCAAAAATAACTTTTCCCACAAGGACTTGTGTCAGCCGCATGGTAATAGACTATAACACACAAAGGAGGGCGTATCTTCACTATCATGTGAAGACCCCTCATGCACCCTCTAGGTATAATTGGAGAAAGTATCAGACAAAAGCAAGaaggacttttttgtttttgtggttttttttttttacaaattagcTGGCCAAAACTCTTGGAAAGTATCAAgatcatgaaagaaagaagaaacatagGGCTGTTCCTGGTTGGATAGGAACAAGGAAACAACATAATCCACTGTGAGAGTCTAGATTAGATAAAGGACCCTAGTGTGTAGGTTAGTTGACCAAAATTGAGTAAATTCTCTGGATTATGCATTTTTCAGTGCTATTTTTCTGGTTTTGAGAGTTAGACTGTGACTGTAAGATATTAATGTTTGGAGATGATGGAGAAGGGCAAAGGGAATGCTGTACTATTTTTGCAACTTTTTGTAAGTCTGCAAGCTTGCAGAATGAAAAGTCAAGAAATGAACAATTTTAGAATCTGGCGCagggctataatcccagcttctccagAGATAAAGGATGAAGGATAGTTATCAAAGACCAACTCCCGACAAAGAGTGTGAGGCCCCATCTGAATAAAAggatgaaaaaggaaaagaaaatggtgacaaaaactaaaatagcaaaaggactagaggcatTTCTCAGGGGGGtaagtgtgaggcccagagttcaattcttggtaaaaagtattttttcctctcattttgggATCCTAGAGATATAGAAACAATATTAGAGGAGATTTTGTTTCTCCTAGTTGTTTTGAGATAGTTAAAGGCAACAAAGTATCCAAGATGTGTATTTGCGCATGCCTGTCATATAGAGCTGATATACTTGGTCCCTAGGCCTCCCTGTCAGAAATCTCAGGCTGCTGAATTTACTAGAAGAGACAACATGAGAGATGTAGGCTAATGGAGTATAGCGGAAGAGGCAGTAGACAGGAAGTGGGAGCCACTGGAAAAGGGCTTCAGAAAGAGTTTGTGAGTAAACAAAGAGAAGTAATTGCAGGACAGCAAACAGCtaagaaaaatactaaaaaggGCAGAGAAGGGACTGGGGAGTTTAAAGATGTGCTGCCAGCTTTCACATATATTTTGTCGTTGGCATTTTCTGGTGAGACTGTAGTAGAGGTTTTAATTGTTATCTATTTATTCTTTGAATAGTATTCTGGGCTGAAATTCATCACCAAGAGGTCTGGATATAGTCTTCTTACACTGTGACACAGTCCAGATCCATGTGCTTTTTTGGGGAGACAGACTACAAAACCATTTACCCAGGGGCTCTTTGGCTGTGCGATGTGCAGTAGTTTGGTAGAATAACTAGGGAGGTGAGGTGGTCCTGAAAACTCCGATTCTTCTTCATGCCTTGTGACCTTGCCAATGGGCCACCAGAGGAGAATTGCTGAGGACAGGGACTACTCGGTGTCTCTCATAGATTCTCTTCAGCTGCATTGTTCATGTGTTTCTTCCTAACTATTGTCAGGACTGGAAGCCAGAAATGAACCTGAAAAGTAGAGAATGTGCAAGTTATTTCAAATGCATCTTATATAAGCATTTCATCTTGGAGTTGCTGGTGTTAGGGAAAATTGCAAAGACtttgaaatgaacaaaaaagcctaTCCTTGAGGGTCTTCTTAAACTCTCATTGGTTATGAAATATGCAAATGATTTTATCCCTGATATGCAAATACATTTCACCCTATAGAGTATGATTGATTTCCCCATCCATGCTGGAGGAAGGATCCAGCTTGCTATTTATTAAATAGATTTATTTTGATAACCCATATAacctgtatttgtgtgtgtgctttgaatTATTCATTGAATTGTTTGCAAGTTCTTACTTATCtttcattaaataaaatgttaaataaaatattcgATGTGAACATTTTATACATGTATGGAAGAAATCAAGTTTTTATATTACATTTAGGtagatataaatacacacacaagcatccatatatatgtatatatatatgtacacatatatcacTGGAGAATGAGCAAACTCCTTGAAATTTATTACATGGCAGgtattttcttccatattttttctttagGCTTGACCTGAAAAGGTTACTGCCTGTTGTCTTTTAATAGCAAATTGACAGGATCGTCTCAATAGCTTGCTACAGTTGAAAGAATATACTTCCTTGAAACCAACACTCTGAAGAATATTTGTAGAGTCCTATGGACCAGTATCCAAATCACAGTGCTAAGACCCCTAGCTGTCAACATTTGTAATTCCCCTCCCAGGAGCCTATGAACTGCTGAGCTGTAAGTCCTGATGTAAAGTTGAAGAGTCCTCTGAAGCCCTCTTTCCATTTGCCTTTCAAACCCAACGTTAGCTTAGTCAGAGGTGATAGCACCCATCTTGGCCTGACCTTTTTAAAATAGAGAGTCCGTTTCCTTTTGATTTCTCCCAGCGGCTGCTTTGATCTTTTCTCCAGTAACTTCGTGTGTAAGTATTGGATGCGCTTCTGCTCCACACTGGGGTAGAAAGAGGCCAACACCAAGATTTTAAGTTGCATCAGGATGGAGGACAACAGTCCCAGCAATACCAATGTCACAAGAATTATGCTCAGAGGAAGCCAAGTTGTAGACAGAAGAAGCCTTGGTCTAGGGATGCAGCTGGGTTCAAATACAGAGATATTAAAAGAAGAGCCATGGAGGGTGTCTTGAGTTCCTTGCttctaaaatgaaagaataaaacaatgaatATCTACACCATTTTCCATGCAGTTTCTGTCTTTCTCAATACTTCCTTTACAATACCCAGCATTTATCTTCAGATATGTAGGATTTGACTAAAGGAACTCTGGCATCTTCTTTTGCATTATGATTGTGGCAAAGGTAAAAGGATGTGTCTCATCCATAAACATGGCAATGTCTTCCACAATGGGTTGCTGGAGACACAGATTCCTTTTGAGGGAAGtgtattggatacatttgttgaaAACTCTGAGATGGCAGAGAAATCTGATTTGTCTCATAAATGTGGCTTCTGAGCCCATTTTCATGGaatatttgtttctatatttAGAATGCAGGGAGCTAATGAAAATAACAAGAGTCAGCCCAACTGGAACAGAGACTTAGTTGGTCATCTAGCACCTTAAGATATGTATCTCTCAAGTCAGGACAAACTTCCCCTCAGCAGATCACAAGGTCACCAAGTGTTGAGGCACTAAACCATGCTCTAAACCAACCACCTAGAGCTTTGGAAGATATTCTTATCTAGTATAAGATATGGCTTTTTAGGTTGATATGCTAACCCTCAAATCCACTTTGCCAAGACTGAAATCCTGTGGAAGGTGGTTTTTACAATAGAGCATTGGGAAGGGGGAAGCCCAAGCTACTTGGAACGCAGAGGCGGGAAGACTGGCGTTAAGGCTGGCCAAATCAAAAAAGTACAAGACCCTCATTGAAaagacaaactaaaagcaaaagatctGAGTATATGGCTTAGGAAGTCACCCAATTCCTaacaagcacaggccctgagttcagttcctaggACTCTTGGATATTCAGAAGGGGTACAACCCTTTTGGTTTGaaggcaagagaaaaggaaaaaacaacaattgCCCTCCATAGAGGGCAGAAGATGACATTGAGCCACCCAATACCGCCACCCATAAAAGTAGTGTTTGCTGATTCAGTTCTTTCTTTCCCCTGACCTGGGAAAGTCATTTAATCTCTCAGTggatttgttttctaatttggTAAAGCAGGAATTAATGGACCAGAGCCTGCCCATGAATAAACTACTCCCAGTGTAAATTAAACACCTTGGGGATGGAGCATTAACCTTACAGACTAGAGTACTTAGTAAGTTATTATCACCCTAGTGCCACAGGGTCCAGGGAGAAGAAGACTTCtccagaacaaataaacaaatgataacAACAAAACCACACCCAGCATCTTGCATTGCAGACCCATTTCCAAACCTGGGACCTCTACACAAACATCAAATCACATCTGGGCCTGAGCAGTGAGAAACATTTGTAttacttcttcccttctcttattAAAAAGACAGTCCCACTACAATTAAGCGGAGATTTCAGTCCCCAGAGCAAAAGCATGCACTTTTTTCTAATCTATTGAAGAAACAAACACATTGATTGCGTCAGTGATGAGCAATCCTGCAATAAGAAAGCAGCGGGTGTTCGGTCTGGGAAGAAGTTTATTTGGTCTCCAAATCTAACTGGGGAATTTGCCGTTGGGAGTCAGAGCTTCAGAGAGATTGAGTCGACCTTTTTGGAATGGGACTGGGTGAAGGTAATGTGGAAGACAAATTCACTCTCTCATAATGCCAAGCAACATTCCAACTGGTACCTTCATGATCTAAAATATGTTTACTTCTCTTAAGTAAACAATTTACTGAGACAGCATTGAGTAATGAAGGGAGAGTAAGATCTGGTGTCAGTCGTCCTAGAAAGGTAATACAGTTAAGTGCTGGACACATTGGGAGGTGCTCAGTAAGTAGAAACTACGGTTATTTTTACTTAACTGTGCCCACCCATATAGCCAGCTCCACTTGGATCATTTcccatcatttttatttaaaacatttatttaaaatggtATGCAAGAGGGAGAGAAATATTGGCCAACTCTTGAGCCAATGTTTCTCTACCTGCTTGACTTCTCCTTTGCAAATCTGAAGCAATAGAGAAAGCCAAAAAGCCTCCCAAGGGCACCCTGGGCTAGGAGCAGGGCATTGCCAGTCACGCGGAAggaagctggctgctggtggcagTCACCCTGGCACAGCAGTAGTGTTTGGAAGGCATTCCCACAACAGTCTCAGACTCAAATCTGATGACTGTCCACCACCCTGTGGCCATTATGTGTGCACATGCTGGCCCTCCTTGCTGATAAGTGCCCCACAATGGGGTTATTGCAGTCTGGACATCATTACATTCCCAATCCCCTGCAATGCCCAGAGAGTGTGCTGGAAGTTGTCACTGAAAGCTTTCAGCTTTTAGAGGGAAGCAGAACTtgcttcccccaccctccacccctccatGGGTATtcagaaagaagggggaaaaaagcatacATGAATAATAGGTTTTGGATTCAAGACAAATAAATGAGAGAGAAGCTGTATGAAGAGGACCAGGGAGAGCTGGCAGGAAGACAAGAAAAGAGAGACAGGAGGAGAATAAGGGGGACGGGCCCCCTGCCACCCCCAAGATCAAGCAGGCCTGGGATTCTTGTCTTCCTTCATTTGAAACACTGCTTCCATTATCCACCCTGCTCCAAATAACTAGAGCAACAGGATGCCTGTAATTGACTGAATTCTTCTGGGACAGCAGAGAGCTCAAAGTAATCAACTCTGAGAAGCAGCCCAGGATTAGGGAGGCAGGAGCTGGGGGACTGGATCTGCTGAGCCAGAAGCAagtgggaggaaaaatgaggagggAGCAGGAGAATTTGAGGgcctgagaaagaaagagaaatggaggccGATTTTGAAAAGATTGCTTTTTGACAACATGGCTACTATTTTCTCTCTGTGATTTTGGCAGCAGCCTGATAGAGATCAGGGCAAATTAGACATATGAAGGCAGCTGTTCCTGTTTTCACCAGCCAGGACAGTACACTTAGCCCCAATATTCGTCACACATGAGCACACATATGTTTTTAGGGTTCAACTTCATAATTATTGgagttttagaaaacaagaaaagcaacTAGGTGacaggcttacacctgtaattctatttactcacgaggctgagagctgaggatcacggttcaaagccagctgcggcaggaaagtgtgtgatattcttatctctaactaaccagaagtggaggtgttgctcaagtattagagcactagccataagtacaaaagttcaagaacagcacttagaccctgagttcaagacccagaactggaacacacatgaaagaaaaaaagaaaggcaagtcTCTGACAGTATCCAGAGCCTCTGTCTGACATGTCAACATAATCACAGATTTCcacaggaaaaatagaaaaggaaagataaaagataaGATGGATAAAGCCTCAAGTCAACCTTTCTGGTACATGCCTGCTCAGAGGAGGCAGAAGAATCAAGCCAGCTAGATTCCTTAAGACGTAGGGAATACCCACTCAGAGAGAGACACTGCCTGCTAGTGAAGATTTTCCATAGAAGTGTCTGGTGATTGtgagatttgtttttgttctttgggtCATGTATTAAAACAGAGGTTCTCAATGTTTATTGCATAATAGTGTTACTTCTAACAGTCATCAAACCCAATGAGGACAGAAAAGTTCTCATCCAGCTGAGGAGCTCTAAGATGAAGTAAGTCTGAGAGTGAGAGAAAGTCAAGCCCCAAATCCTGGACTCATGCCAGATTCTACTTGAGAATCAAGTTCATGTTTAACAACCGTGACATCCAGTCCTACATTTCACTGCTAGCTGATTATAGAAAGCTGAAAAAACAGTCTCCTAAAAATATAAGATCCTTAGTATGTTGGACTTGAGTCAGTTTATTTGGGAAAAGGGTTGGTAGATAGGATTCAATAAAaaattttgagagagagagagagagagaatcctggTGAGCCTTAGGTTTAAGGACACTGAAAGAGGTTTTATGGAGATAAAAGCAGAGATGGGAGTGTTgcagccacaagccaaggaattcCAGACCTCACTGGAAGCAAGGAGATTCTCCCCTAGCATCTAAAAAGAACAGGCCCTTGCCAATAACATCTTGATTTCCACCCAATGATACTGATAGTTCAGATTCACACCCAGCACTTAGCAGAATAAATTACTGCTTTAAGTTGCCCAATTTGTGATCATTTGTCATAGAAGCAATTGGAAACAACACAAAATCATACTCTTAACATCAGGATTTCAAGTCAACTCACATCTGTTGGACTTCAGGCAGTATGCCAAGTACCAGAGACCCAAAGGTGAATAAGACACTGCCTCAAGAGGCTCCAGATCTTTTAGAAGACCCACAGCAAATAGCCTCAATATACCACGAGAATTGCCTGAGAGCCCCTACCTTTCTGTGTAGTTTCAAGTGAATCTGAAGCCCCGGCAAACTCTGGAACTGTTTGCTCACTGAGAAAATGAGCCTATACAGCAGATAATCCATGGCCGCAAAGAGCACCCAGATGTAGAGATGGGTAAGGATTGGGAGAAGAAACAAGCCcagatttctcttttctttaggaGTCAGCCGTAAAGACGGAGTGACaatgtatttcttcctttccttcttattCAATGGGAGGACTCCGGGCCTCTGctgatttctctctttttcatcAAACTGAACAAATTGTCTGGTGATGTAGATGTTTTCATACTTCTGACCACAAGGCCCCAGATATCGCTTCATAAAGAGGCCGGTGCTGAGTACAATTAGCAGAAGCCCAGCCAAGGTGAGCAGCTTCTGACCCAGAGAGGACCACATCTCTGTCATGGCTATCACGTGATACAAGGCACTCAGGACTTCCCCTTTGGTTCTATTTAGCTGCGCCTCCAGGGCCTGATTTGGACTGAAAAGAGAAACCACCAGAGTCTGGTTCCAAGAGATAAGGTCATCAAATAGTTTCAGTGGAGTGGCAAGTCCATATATCCACTGAACAGCTTCAATATATTTTTTCAGAAGTGGAAAATGTATAGAAAAGCTCTTTGCCCTTAGGTTGCACATCATACTGTCCAGGAGACATTTAAAGttgtgaaaaatattttccacatgtCCAAAGATCACTATCCCCATGCCAGCTGCCATCAAAGCATTTCTGCCTTCACGGAGGCCAcaagagagaaagatgag containing:
- the LOC125360888 gene encoding dendritic cell-specific transmembrane protein isoform X1 translates to MATWTSGTDIFLNLWGIYVLPRSPGWIGHTQHLGVCCFVAFISASLLSVAFYWFLPSLIAFSTSWVFLCVLLGFSKHARCFLLLIFLSCGLREGRNALMAAGMGIVIFGHVENIFHNFKCLLDSMMCNLRAKSFSIHFPLLKKYIEAVQWIYGLATPLKLFDDLISWNQTLVVSLFSPNQALEAQLNRTKGEVLSALYHVIAMTEMWSSLGQKLLTLAGLLLIVLSTGLFMKRYLGPCGQKYENIYITRQFVQFDEKERNQQRPGVLPLNKKERKKYIVTPSLRLTPKEKRNLGLFLLPILTHLYIWVLFAAMDYLLYRLIFSVSKQFQSLPGLQIHLKLHRKKQGTQDTLHGSSFNISVFEPSCIPRPRLLLSTTWLPLSIILVTLVLLGLLSSILMQLKILVLASFYPSVEQKRIQYLHTKLLEKRSKQPLGEIKRKRTLYFKKVHFWLPVLTIVRKKHMNNAAEENL
- the LOC125360888 gene encoding dendritic cell-specific transmembrane protein isoform X4, yielding MATWTSGTDIFLNLWGIYVLPRSPGWIGHTQHLGVCCFVAFISASLLSVAFYWFLPSLIAFSTSWVFLCVLLGFSKHARCFLLLIFLSCGLREGRNALMAAGMGIVIFGHVENIFHNFKCLLDSMMCNLRAKSFSIHFPLLKKYIEAVQWIYGLATPLKLFDDLISWNQTLVVSLFSPNQALEAQLNRTKGEVLSALYHVIAMTEMWSSLGQKLLTLAGLLLIVLSTGLFMKRYLGPCGQKYENIYITRQFVQFDEKERNQQRPGVLPLNKKERKKYIVTPSLRLTPKEKRNLGLFLLPILTHLYIWVLFAAMDYLLYRLIFSVSKQFQSLPGLQIHLKLHRKVHFWLPVLTIVRKKHMNNAAEENL
- the LOC125360888 gene encoding dendritic cell-specific transmembrane protein isoform X2; this encodes MATWTSGTDIFLNLWGIYVLPRSPGWIGHTQHLGVCCFVAFISASLLSVAFYWFLPSLIAFSTSWVFLCVLLGFSKHARCFLLLIFLSCGLREGRNALMAAGMGIVIFGHVENIFHNFKCLLDSMMCNLRAKSFSIHFPLLKKYIEAVQWIYGLATPLKLFDDLISWNQTLVVSLFSPNQALEAQLNRTKGEVLSALYHVIAMTEMWSSLGQKLLTLAGLLLIVLSTGLFMKRYLGPCGQKYENIYITRQFVQFDEKERNQQRPGVLPLNKKERKKYIVTPSLRLTPKEKRNLGLFLLPILTHLYIWVLFAAMDYLLYRLIFSVSKQFQSLPGLQIHLKLHRKQGTQDTLHGSSFNISVFEPSCIPRPRLLLSTTWLPLSIILVTLVLLGLLSSILMQLKILVLASFYPSVEQKRIQYLHTKLLEKRSKQPLGEIKRKRTLYFKKVHFWLPVLTIVRKKHMNNAAEENL
- the LOC125360888 gene encoding dendritic cell-specific transmembrane protein isoform X3 is translated as MATWTSGTDIFLNLWGIYVLPRSPGWIGHTQHLGVCCFVAFISASLLSVAFYWFLPSLIAFSTSWVFLCVLLGFSKHARCFLLLIFLSCGLREGRNALMAAGMGIVIFGHVENIFHNFKCLLDSMMCNLRAKSFSIHFPLLKKYIEAVQWIYGLATPLKLFDDLISWNQTLVVSLFSPNQALEAQLNRTKGEVLSALYHVIAMTEMWSSLGQKLLTLAGLLLIVLSTGLFMKRYLGPCGQKYENIYITRQFVQFDEKERNQQRPGVLPLNKKERKKYIVTPSLRLTPKEKRNLGLFLLPILTHLYIWVLFAAMDYLLYRLIFSVSKQFQSLPGLQIHLKLQMQLKILVLASFYPSVEQKRIQYLHTKLLEKRSKQPLGEIKRKRTLYFKKVHFWLPVLTIVRKKHMNNAAEENL